One part of the Sphingopyxis sp. PAMC25046 genome encodes these proteins:
- a CDS encoding type II toxin-antitoxin system VapB family antitoxin, with protein sequence MRTNIVIDDNLMSEALRATGLKTKREAVELGLRTLLRLRKQDEIRKFRGKLAWTGDLDAMRTDG encoded by the coding sequence ATGCGGACCAACATCGTCATCGACGATAATCTTATGAGCGAAGCTCTCCGGGCAACGGGCCTCAAGACAAAGCGTGAGGCCGTTGAGCTCGGCTTGCGGACGTTGCTTCGGCTTCGCAAACAGGACGAGATTCGGAAGTTTCGGGGTAAGCTCGCTTGGACGGGCGATCTTGATGCCATGAGAACCGACGGGTGA
- a CDS encoding PIN domain nuclease, translating to MILVDSSVWIDYFRGDATPQTERLDALLGAEPLLTGDIILAEVLQGFTSDRDFNVGLRLMGSLDQIDIGGRDIAIQAARNFRALRGKGATIRKTIDTLIATRCIEDGLALLYSDRDFDPFVEHLGLSSAMSDARR from the coding sequence GTGATCCTCGTCGATTCCAGCGTCTGGATCGATTATTTCCGGGGCGATGCCACACCGCAGACGGAACGATTAGACGCATTGCTAGGCGCCGAGCCACTGCTGACCGGCGACATCATTCTGGCTGAAGTCCTGCAGGGTTTCACCAGCGACCGCGACTTCAACGTCGGGCTGAGATTGATGGGGTCTCTCGACCAGATCGATATCGGAGGTCGCGATATCGCGATCCAGGCGGCCCGAAACTTTCGGGCACTACGCGGCAAAGGGGCCACTATTCGCAAGACCATCGATACGCTTATCGCCACCCGTTGCATAGAAGACGGGTTAGCACTGCTCTACAGCGACCGCGATTTTGATCCTTTCGTGGAACATCTCGGACTCTCGTCGGCCATGTCGGACGCACGCCGATGA
- a CDS encoding nucleotidyl transferase AbiEii/AbiGii toxin family protein → MSAKRPSEWPVLFNLAVDILDHFRKANGFAPQWSFGGGTALMLQIDHRESHDIDLFLDDPQILPFLNPETQGIKLDHAPDSYQAGTDMLKLAYHDLGEIDFICCDSIIPDPTRAHDVQGHAIALETPAEIIAKKVFYRGWSFQPRDMFDLAAVAEHFGPDYVVGAIEHCGRARCETALAVINKTNPAYVEGIIGQLMLREKTRNLVAHSREISRDPIGRASAKQPILNPDTRPHESDR, encoded by the coding sequence GTGTCTGCAAAGCGGCCGAGCGAATGGCCGGTCCTTTTCAATCTCGCCGTAGATATTCTTGACCATTTCAGGAAGGCGAACGGCTTCGCGCCTCAGTGGAGCTTCGGCGGCGGAACCGCACTGATGCTGCAGATCGATCATCGTGAAAGTCACGACATCGACCTGTTTCTGGACGATCCACAAATCCTCCCATTTCTCAATCCGGAAACGCAAGGCATCAAACTCGATCACGCTCCTGACAGCTATCAGGCAGGCACCGATATGCTGAAGCTTGCTTATCACGATCTGGGCGAAATTGATTTCATCTGCTGCGACAGCATCATTCCAGATCCAACACGAGCGCACGACGTTCAAGGTCACGCCATCGCGCTTGAAACGCCAGCGGAAATCATCGCTAAAAAGGTCTTCTATCGCGGTTGGAGTTTCCAGCCGCGCGATATGTTCGACCTTGCAGCGGTCGCCGAGCATTTTGGACCCGACTATGTAGTCGGGGCTATTGAGCATTGCGGCCGCGCGAGGTGCGAAACGGCTCTGGCAGTCATCAACAAAACGAATCCCGCCTATGTTGAAGGGATTATTGGCCAGCTCATGCTTCGCGAAAAGACGCGCAATCTCGTTGCCCACTCCCGAGAAATCAGTCGAGACCCGATCGGACGAGCTTCAGCGAAACAGCCTATCCTGAATCCGGATACCCGGCCGCATGAGTCCGACCGGTGA
- a CDS encoding AbrB/MazE/SpoVT family DNA-binding domain-containing protein, with product MNAVTITAKGQVTLRKELLRHLGVHPGDKISFDKLPGGEIKIRAIRPSGKIEDFFGSLKREGQRPISIEEMNEAIEKGWAGQL from the coding sequence ATGAACGCTGTTACCATTACCGCGAAAGGGCAGGTCACGCTGCGGAAGGAATTGCTCAGGCATCTCGGCGTCCATCCAGGCGACAAGATCAGCTTTGACAAACTCCCCGGCGGTGAAATCAAGATTCGGGCCATCAGGCCTTCCGGAAAGATTGAGGATTTCTTCGGGTCACTCAAGCGGGAAGGCCAGCGGCCCATCTCGATCGAGGAGATGAATGAGGCCATTGAAAAGGGCTGGGCCGGACAGCTGTGA